A window from Schistosoma haematobium chromosome 3, whole genome shotgun sequence encodes these proteins:
- the ROBO3_1 gene encoding Roundabout, axon guidance receptor (EggNog:ENOG410V82Z~COG:T~SECRETED:SignalP(1-19)) — MYFILLSYVLIVILWTVDCIDEPRKPLFTEYPRDAFPLHRQQLRLFCRAEGEPIVSITWYKDGKVVETQRHKPGTSNRITNAGELLFLSFSEEDEGHYYCNASNVHGWTSSPSALVKAAFFDASSASGPESKSAHFGQTVLLECIPPIGSPSPTVYWKHNNQKIVDSSRTRVMESGGLRIDGAKRQDSGTYQCLSENSAGHWESKLATLTIRRKPRFKFTPMSKQAVVGDSVEFQCLASEDPNSTILWRREGNKIIQASLIDRKTLRIEHVQLSDAGDYICEAKNVAGNVEAVAHLSVVSPPIFVITPEDKTVPLGGHVSFDCLTSGSPPPSVRWLHDKFSFWIPKPSEKPLQAGRYSVFPNGTLFINSTMLSDAGLFECKASQKAGIVKSTAQLFIESVVISLPLIEIGPQNRTFFQGMVATLPCHSTVLQYTLQVSNSLVHSNIDTFTPIVTQWLVNNSAVSTSSNPRVVILNSGSLQINALRVSDTGFYTCEVEVQDSSSFSRRSTSRTSFVQVIQGGSSGSSTYLLPGDEGDLLLPDPPKDVKVTNIGDTWVVLNLINDYSVGDVIKKRSLGENVFITGVQVEVTEFNTSNGWRVVESSGPYNPVRVNGLLPQTGYHILVRYINHYGVGKPFILNKLVFTKISESTRNYLPTELVVKLQSVDFSPLHVRAISPSELLAEWFLCGPSDVLVLITGFKATYRSVPMSRCINSNSNNNGYYIKEGITHYPKADHNSCAFKDESMENLLDSYEDDLTPCSLPRISKQQSLDWNPPSFLNGEKVDYYIHVGVTTTSIKMAISNLRPFICYAIRIETFVDHPDHSRVFSQKSQVSVALTYDSTPTGAPQITNVRWLKNGTVLQLDWNPPNEWERGGILTGYSLKILSTALKLSRTVNMGIEQSSFHIYDLDPWSNYTLYLSAVTCHGEGVRSLPVYIFAYPTRGHFPELGVAPSKFSVMNPNLYESGNIFRRVLYDGRSLYPGSPSPQGLSEQMNSKTTNIHEEKGSLTREPWFIVSAVMFSVLWVIICLALIIYGRHRSERQRRRHAVLDVMDAEIIAKNGRLGVVDSTQGAGTASPPIYMGNFSTSTETEATSLTLVEPLSVNASMISDRNHAPKLCDPIFCEKSYGNGFTRPMDPSYSVSMANGFSLTNDGSLQSVPTYLPQYPLGNPVLPIDNLKNHSFNNPAVIVPNIPVGSAQLLSGGTHCPSELMHNGTTHLLPNGCLPLPPTHSSRNPSSEDHATPYASVSVIQPVIFDHAPMDYGVMQQASRGRQLSLAEIIPPPPDYPPPSLPSFSPVPHHFTSWSLGDAPCSGSGEDSAYSDFRQSSSQHQGGCDVNGGSGPPVSSSNHNWLTSQHESNSALPTSSHSLSKTSGLSSEWPNHESLSTPHSTDQHIFAHNPSTSLSTIQPSHVAC, encoded by the exons ATGTACTTTATACTGTTGAGTTACGTGCTCATCGTAATTCTGTGGACTGTAGATTGCATAGATGAACCTCGAAAGCCTTTATTCACTGAATATCCTAGAGATGCATTTCCGCTTCATCGTCAACAACTTAGGTTGTTTTGTCGTGCTGAGGGTGAACCTATAGTCTCCATCACTTGGTATAAAGACGGGAAAGTTGTTGAAACTCAACGGCACAAACCAGGTACATCTAACAGAATTACAAATGCTGGCGAGCTTCTTTTCCTTTCATTCAGTGAAGAGGATGAGGGTCACTACTATTGCAATGCATCGAATGTCCATGGCTGGACTAGTTCACCTTCCGCTCTTGTGAAAGCTGCATTTTTTGATGCCAGTAGTGCATCTGGTCCTGAAAGTAAGTCTGCCCATTTCGGTCAGACAGTTTTATTGGAGTGCATCCCACCCATCGGATCACCATCCCCTACGGTGTACTGGAAACATAATAATCAGAAAATAGTTGATAGTTCACGGACTAGGGTTATGGAAAGCGGGGGCTTGAGAATTGATGGCGCTAAACGTCAAGATTCTGGGACATATCAGTGTCTTTCTGAGAATTCTGCTGGTCATTGGGAAAGTAAGTTAGCTACACTCACTATTCGTCGTAAACCTCGTTTTAAATTTACGCCGATGAGCAAGCAAGCTGTTGTTGGGGATTCTGTAGAATTTCAGTGTTTGGCTTCTGAAGATCCCAATTCTACAATTTTATGGAGACGAGAAGGCAACAAGATTATTCAAGCATCTTTAATTGATAGAAAGACACTGCGTATAGAGCATGTTCAGTTATCCGACGCCGGTGATTATATATGCGAGGCGAAAAATGTTGCCGGTAATGTAGAGGCTGTCGCACATTTATCTGTAGTTTCACCACCAATATTCGTGATCACACCAGAGGATAAGACAGTACCACTTGGTGGACATGTTTCATTTGATTGTCTAACTTCTGGGTCCCCACCTCCTAGCGTCAGATGGTTACATGATAAATTCTCATTCTGGATACCAAAGCCGAGTGAGAAACCACTACAAGCAGGCAGGTACTCGGTATTTCCTAATGGGACACTCTTCATAAACTCAACTATGCTATCTGATGCAGGATTATTTGAATGCAAAGCATCACAAAAAGCCGGTATTGTCAAGTCAACAGCTCAGCTTTTCATCGAGTCTGTTGTGATATCCCTACCGCTTATCGAAATCGGACCCCAAAATCGGACATTTTTTCAAGGGATGGTTGCAACTTTACCGTGCCACTCAACTGTTCTCCAGTATACTTTACAGGTTTCAAACTCATTAGTGCATTCCAACATTGATACATTCACACCTATTGTAACACAGTGGTTAGTTAATAATTCTGCTGTTTCCACTAGCTCTAATCCTCGAGTTGTGATATTAAATTCCGGATCTCTTCAGATCAATGCTCTTCGTGTATCAGACACTGGTTTTTACACCTGTGAAGTTGAAGTTCAAGATTCTTCATCTTTTTCAAGACGCTCTACATCACGGACTTCTTTCGTGCAAGTAATTCAAGGGGGTTCATCTGGAAGTAGCACGTACCTGTTGCCTGGAGATGAAGGTGATCTGTTGTTGCCGGATCCCCCAAAAGATGTTAAAGTCACTAATATTGGTGATACATGGGTTGTGCTGAATTTAATTAACGATTATTCTGTCGGGGACGTTATAAAGAAGCGTAGCCTTGGTGAAAATGTATTTATAACAGGTGTGCAAGTGGAAGTAACAGAGTTCAACACTTCTAATGGTTGGCGTGTTGTGGAATCATCTGGTCCATATAATCCGGTTCGTGTAAACGGTTTGTTACCACAGACTGGTTACCACATTCTTGTCcgctacataaatcattatGGAGTGGGTAAACCTTTCATTCTGAATAAATTGGTGTTTACTAAAATTTCTGAATCAACACGTAACTATCTCCCAACTGAGTTGGTCGTAAAATTGCAGTCTGTAGACTTTAGTCCTCTACATGTTAGAGCGATTTCACCTTCTGAGTTGTTGGCAGAGTGGTTCCTATGTGGTCCATCAGATGTTTTGGTTCTTATTACCGGCTTTAAAGCAACTTACCGAAGTGTACCAATGTCTAGGTGCATAAATTCTAACAGCAATAATAATGGATATTACATCAAAGAGGGCATCACGCATTATCCTAAAGCAGACCACAATTCATGTGCCTTTAAAGACGAATCTATGGAAAATCTATTAGACTCTTATGAAGATGACCTAACTCCGTGCAGTTTACCAAGGATTTCAAAACAGCAGTCGCTTGACTGGAACCCACCCAGTTTTCTAAATGGTGAAAAGGTTGATTACTACATCCATGTAGGTGTGACTACTACAAGTATAAAAATGGCGATTAGTAATTTACGACCTTTCATATGCTACGCTATTCGTATTGAAACATTTGTTGACCATCCAGATCATAGCAGGGTTTTCTCACAGAAAAGTCAGGTTTCAGTTGCTCTTACATATGACAGCACACCAACAGGTGCACCACAAATAACAAATGTCCGTTGGCTTAAAAATGGAACTGTACTTCAACTTGATTGGAATCCACCAAATGAATGGGAGCGTGGAGGTATTTTAACGGGatattctttaaaaatattaaGTACTGCACTAAAACTTAGTCGTACTGTCAAT ATGGGGATTGAACAGTCATCTTTTCACATTTATGATCTCGATCCATGGTCTAATTATACACTTTATCTATCTGCAGTTACTTGTCATGGTGAAGGGGTTAGATCACTACCAGTTTACATTTTTGCATATCCTACACGAGGTCATTTTCCAGAATTAGGTGTAGCACCATCAAAGTTCTCAGTAATGAATCCGAATCTGTATGAATCTGGAAATATTTTCCGAAGGGTTTTGTATGACGGAAGGAGCCTATATCCAGGAAGTCCATCACCACAGGGGCTTAGTGAACAAATGAATTCTAAAACTACCAATATTCACGAAGAAAAGGGTAGCCTTACCAGAGAACCGTGGTTCATTGTTAGTGCAGTTATGTTTAGTGTACTTTGGGTAATCATTTGTCTCGCTCTTATCATATATGGACGACACAGAAGCGAGCGACAAAGGCGCCGACATGCTGTTTTAGATGTGATGGATGCTGAAATAATTGCCAAAAATGGACGTCTTGGCGTTGTTGATTCCACACAGGGAGCGGGTACAGCTTCGCCTCCGATTTACATGGGTAATTTTTCTACTTCCACGGAGACAGAAGCTACATCTCTTACTTTGGTGGAACCTCTCTCTGTAAATGCATCTATGATATCTGACAGAAACCATGCACCAAAATTGTGCGATCCTATATTTTGTGAGAAATCTTACGGAAATGGTTTTACTCGTCCAATGGACCCATCATACTCTGTGTCTATGGCCAATGGATTTTCCTTAACAAATGATGGGAGTTTACAGTCAGTGCCAACATATTTACCACAGTACCCTCTTGGTAATCCAGTGTTGCCTATAGATAATTTAAAGAATCATTCATTCAATAATCCGGCTGTCATAGTTCCAAATATCCCAGTTGGTAGTGCTCAAT TGTTATCTGGAGGCACTCATTGTCCATCAGAGCTTATGCACAATGGTACAACTCATTTATTACCGAATGGATGTTTACCTTTGCCTCCTACTCATAGTTCACGTAATCCATCATCAGAAGATCATGCTACACCGTATGCTAGTGTATCAGTGATTCAACCTGTAATATTTGATCATGCACCTATGGATTATGGTGTTATGCAACAGGCGTCACGTGGTAGACAACTGTCACTTGCAGAGATTATACCTCCTCCTCCAGACTACCCACCCCCGTCACTTCCGTCTTTCTCTCCGGTTCCACATCATTTTACAAGTTGGTCTCTAGGTGACGCACCTTGTTCGGGTAGCGGTGAGGATTCAGCCTATAGTGATTTTCGACAATCATCATCTCAACATCAAGGTGGTTGTGACGTTAATGGTGGTAGTGGTCCGCCTGTTTCTTCTTCAAATCACAACTGGTTAACATCACAACATGAAAGTAATAGTGCTCTTCCAACATCTTCACATTCTCTATCAAAAACCAGTGGTCTCTCATCAGAGTGGCCTAATCATGAAAGTCTGTCAACACCTCATTCTACAGATCAACATATATTTG CTCATAATCCTTCAACATCATTATCAACGATACAACCTTCACATGTGGCATGTTAA